The proteins below are encoded in one region of Pseudonocardia sp. DSM 110487:
- a CDS encoding MarR family winged helix-turn-helix transcriptional regulator, which yields MQGAGFETAFDTDAAARLRRVIGKLARSMNESASSEELTPTQASVLGVVVARGPIRISAVAELEGVNPTMLSRVMGVLEQKGLIERSSATSDQRGVVAEATDEGRAKSRRIMERRTAILLSVVERLPAETATALLAALPALEELTAAFAARRPTLAAEG from the coding sequence ATGCAGGGCGCAGGGTTCGAGACGGCCTTCGACACCGACGCCGCAGCACGGCTGCGGCGCGTGATCGGCAAGCTGGCTCGTTCGATGAACGAGTCAGCGTCGAGCGAGGAGCTCACCCCCACCCAGGCGTCGGTCCTCGGAGTGGTCGTCGCGCGCGGCCCGATCCGGATCTCCGCGGTCGCCGAGCTCGAGGGCGTCAACCCGACGATGCTCTCGCGCGTGATGGGCGTGCTGGAGCAGAAGGGGCTGATCGAGCGCTCGTCGGCCACGTCCGACCAGCGGGGCGTGGTCGCCGAGGCCACCGATGAGGGCCGCGCGAAGAGCAGGCGGATCATGGAACGCCGCACCGCGATCCTGCTCTCGGTCGTCGAGCGGCTCCCCGCGGAGACCGCCACCGCGCTGCTGGCCGCCCTGCCCGCGCTGGAGGAGCTCACCGCCGCGTTCGCCGCGCGGAGGCCGACCCTCGCCGCGGAGGGCTGA